The Gemmatimonas sp. genome includes the window GCCGCGACGGCGGTTTCGCCGACCACGATGCCGGTGAAGGCACCGACGGCGGTGATGCGCGCCGTCGGGAGCAGCGACGCAAGCAGTGCGGGGAAGAGCTGTGTCACCATGCTGTACGCCATGAGTAACAGCGTGACGAGTGTGCTGCCGCCGCGGAAGGTGAAGAACAGCGCGATGCCAGCCAGCAGTGGCACGAGCAACCGCGCGAAGGTGGCGGAGTCGGCGGCCTGTCCTTCACGCGGTGGCCGGACGATGCGCGCGAGCGTCGTCGCAATGCTCATGAGGATGAGAGAACCCGGCACCAGTGCGGTGAGCAGACCCGCCGCGCCGACCAGCCCCACGATCCACGGGTCGAAGGTGTCGCGCGTGACACGCAGCAACGCGAGGTCGACATCGGCGCCTTTGAGCCCGGGTACCGAGAGCAGCGCCGCGAAGCCGATGAAGAAGACGAACAACAGCACGAGCTGATAGAGCGGCATCAGGGCGGCATTGCGGCGAAATACCGACGCATCGCGGGCGGTGAATACCGAGCCGAACGTGTGCGGCCACATGTAGAACCCCAGCACCGTGAGCAGTACTGTGCTGGCGAACCAGCTGGGCGACATACCACGCGATGGCAACGTGAGAAAATCGGGACGTTCAGCGGCGATCCGCGCGAACATCGGGCCGATGCCGCCGTGCAGCTTGACCGGCAATACGATGCCAAGACCGACCACGCAGAGCAGAACCATGGCGTCCTTCAGTGCGGCCGTCATGGCCGATCCCTTCACGCCGGACAGCACCACGTAAATGACCGTGGCCGTGGTGCCGATCCAGATGGCGGCATTGGCGCTGATTGCCCCGTACGATGACTCCGATACGATGATGCCAAGGCCTTTTAGCTGCAGCACGAGATACGGCATGAGCGCGGCGATACTCACCACGGCCACCAGATTTCCCAGCGCGGGGCTGCCGTAGGCCCGCGTGAAGTACTCCGACTGCGAGAGCACCTTCCACGTCGTGGCGCGACTCCAGATCGCCGGCAGTAGCCAGTACGACATGATGTACGCCACTGCGCCGTAGCCGATGATGTAGAACGCCGGTGCGCCGCGTCCATACGCCCAGCCGCTGCCACCGAGGAAGGTGAACGTCGTGTAGATCTCGCCGGCGAGCAGCATGAACACGAGCATCGTGCCGAATCCGCGATTGCCGACGCTCCACTGCTCCAGGCTGGC containing:
- a CDS encoding sodium:solute symporter family protein — its product is MTISLGILSATLLLALLLSVRGARSTGGTASLEQWSVGNRGFGTMLVFMLLAGEIYTTFTFLGGSGWAYGRGAPAFYIIGYGAVAYIMSYWLLPAIWSRATTWKVLSQSEYFTRAYGSPALGNLVAVVSIAALMPYLVLQLKGLGIIVSESSYGAISANAAIWIGTTATVIYVVLSGVKGSAMTAALKDAMVLLCVVGLGIVLPVKLHGGIGPMFARIAAERPDFLTLPSRGMSPSWFASTVLLTVLGFYMWPHTFGSVFTARDASVFRRNAALMPLYQLVLLFVFFIGFAALLSVPGLKGADVDLALLRVTRDTFDPWIVGLVGAAGLLTALVPGSLILMSIATTLARIVRPPREGQAADSATFARLLVPLLAGIALFFTFRGGSTLVTLLLMAYSMVTQLFPALLASLLPTARITAVGAFTGIVVGETAVAATALGGVSMSTLFPGWSHSITDINAGFLALVLNVLTMVLVSRLSSPKALPARA